The Halanaerobium praevalens DSM 2228 genome contains a region encoding:
- a CDS encoding ABC transporter ATP-binding protein — protein sequence MSSYLELKNITKKYQSQKDTKIVLKNIELKIKENEFLTILGPSGCGKSTLLKIIAGFIQPDSGQIFKKEQEIKNPDIDRLMLFQEFEQLFPWQTVLDNVIFAIKALLKHKKIKLNKKHINAQALSYLKAVKLEAYKNYYPHQLSGGMKQRVALARTLAAEAEIMLMDEPFGSLDSQTRQELQQLLLEIWQNNKMTVIFVTHDIREAIFLSDKIVLMQNEPGEIIDIVKNKLKFPRQRTSLEFNQFLAELKNQLYAEPYKF from the coding sequence ATGAGTTCTTATTTAGAATTAAAAAATATAACAAAAAAATATCAAAGTCAAAAAGATACAAAAATAGTTCTTAAAAATATTGAACTTAAAATTAAAGAAAATGAATTTTTAACAATTTTAGGTCCTTCTGGCTGTGGAAAATCAACTTTACTGAAAATAATTGCTGGTTTTATTCAGCCTGATAGCGGTCAAATTTTTAAAAAAGAACAAGAAATCAAAAATCCAGATATAGATCGACTTATGCTTTTTCAAGAATTTGAACAGCTTTTTCCTTGGCAAACTGTACTAGATAATGTTATTTTTGCAATTAAGGCTTTATTAAAACATAAAAAAATTAAGCTTAATAAAAAGCACATTAATGCTCAGGCCTTATCATATTTAAAAGCAGTTAAACTTGAAGCTTATAAAAACTATTATCCACATCAACTATCAGGAGGAATGAAACAAAGAGTTGCTTTAGCAAGAACTTTAGCTGCTGAAGCAGAAATCATGTTAATGGATGAACCTTTTGGTAGCTTAGATAGCCAGACTAGACAAGAATTACAGCAGCTTTTGCTTGAAATTTGGCAGAACAATAAAATGACAGTTATTTTTGTTACTCATGATATTAGAGAGGCAATTTTTCTGTCAGATAAAATAGTTTTAATGCAAAATGAGCCAGGAGAAATAATTGACATTGTCAAAAATAAATTAAAGTTTCCTAGACAAAGAACTAGTTTGGAGTTTAATCAATTTTTAGCTGAACTCAAAAATCAGCTTTATGCTGAACCTTATAAATTTTGA
- a CDS encoding ABC transporter permease, whose product MKNKYRQRLLWLIILALIWQLIASAGIFSAMIFPGLDQIFRSLINSLSDGSLLKQIIFSFSIILQGLFLATVAALLLALISYFSTTAAGLIETLTALAHPLPGIALMPLILIWFGSGKNAILLVIIHSVLWPLILNLSTGFNSIPEIYTLIAKNYRLNKIDFMFKILIPASLPYFISGLKISWARSWRALISAEMLFGAVNSLGGLGWYIFQKRVFFDLPGVFAGIIVIIIIGVLVEDFVFKKIEKVTVKKWGMVK is encoded by the coding sequence ATGAAAAATAAATATAGACAGCGTTTGCTATGGTTAATAATTTTGGCTTTAATCTGGCAGTTAATAGCCAGCGCTGGTATTTTTTCAGCAATGATTTTTCCAGGTTTAGATCAAATTTTTAGGTCTTTAATTAATTCTTTAAGTGATGGAAGTCTTTTAAAACAAATTATATTTTCTTTTTCAATTATTTTACAAGGTTTATTTTTAGCTACAGTAGCAGCTTTATTATTAGCGCTAATTTCCTATTTTTCGACTACTGCTGCTGGTTTGATTGAGACTTTAACAGCTTTAGCTCATCCTTTACCAGGTATAGCTTTGATGCCTTTAATTTTGATTTGGTTTGGTTCAGGTAAAAATGCAATTTTACTTGTAATTATTCATTCGGTTTTATGGCCTTTAATTTTAAATTTAAGTACAGGTTTTAATTCTATCCCAGAAATTTATACTCTAATTGCTAAAAATTATCGCTTAAATAAAATAGATTTTATGTTTAAAATACTGATTCCCGCTTCACTTCCTTATTTTATATCTGGTTTAAAAATTTCGTGGGCTAGGTCTTGGAGAGCTTTGATTAGTGCAGAAATGCTTTTTGGAGCGGTTAATAGTTTAGGGGGCTTAGGTTGGTATATTTTTCAAAAACGAGTTTTTTTCGATTTGCCGGGAGTATTTGCAGGGATTATAGTTATTATTATAATAGGGGTTCTAGTAGAAGATTTTGTATTTAAAAAAATAGAGAAAGTAACGGTTAAAAAATGGGGTATGGTTAAATGA
- a CDS encoding ABC transporter substrate-binding protein produces MKKYISIFLILSCGLFLLAGCSTQSKTKKTITIAEQYGLAYAPVQIIKELNFLEQIDPDLEVEWKQLSNTTAIRESMLAGEVDIAFMAVPPFLIAKDKGMEWKIFSGLSQSPLGLMTNKKDINSLADFKAEDKIALPQPGSIQHILLSMAADRDYAKSDKFDKQLLTMNHPDAMNALLAKRDVKAHFASPPYLFLESKEKGIKKIISGQEAFGGEFTFIVGVSTEKFKEENSLLYNNFLTALSQSFKFIKTEPKKTAAILAANYDLEKSEMKRYLNWPGMKYSAEIKGLEKFMNFMDQEGYLEKSDYQKFDLIFRENLEQKDSGFQLKQENKENEK; encoded by the coding sequence ATGAAAAAATATATTTCGATTTTTTTAATTTTAAGTTGTGGTCTTTTTTTATTAGCTGGTTGTAGTACTCAGTCAAAAACTAAAAAAACCATTACTATTGCAGAACAATATGGTTTAGCTTATGCTCCAGTCCAAATAATTAAAGAATTAAATTTTTTAGAGCAAATAGACCCTGATTTAGAAGTTGAGTGGAAACAATTAAGTAATACAACTGCTATTAGAGAATCAATGCTGGCAGGTGAAGTTGATATTGCTTTTATGGCTGTACCTCCTTTTTTAATTGCTAAAGATAAAGGTATGGAGTGGAAAATATTTTCAGGACTTTCTCAAAGTCCTTTAGGCTTAATGACTAATAAAAAAGATATCAATTCTTTAGCAGATTTTAAAGCAGAAGATAAAATAGCTTTACCACAGCCTGGAAGTATACAACATATATTACTCTCGATGGCTGCTGATCGAGATTATGCTAAAAGTGATAAATTTGATAAACAGTTATTAACTATGAATCACCCAGATGCTATGAATGCTCTTTTAGCTAAAAGAGATGTTAAGGCTCATTTTGCTTCTCCACCTTATTTATTTTTAGAAAGTAAGGAAAAAGGAATAAAAAAAATAATTAGTGGTCAAGAAGCTTTTGGCGGAGAATTTACATTTATTGTTGGAGTTAGCACCGAAAAATTTAAAGAAGAAAATAGTTTACTTTATAATAATTTTTTAACGGCTTTATCTCAGTCTTTTAAATTTATCAAAACTGAACCTAAAAAAACAGCTGCTATATTAGCTGCTAATTATGATTTGGAAAAATCTGAAATGAAAAGATACCTTAATTGGCCTGGAATGAAATATAGTGCTGAAATTAAAGGTTTAGAAAAATTTATGAACTTTATGGATCAAGAAGGATATTTGGAAAAAAGTGACTATCAGAAATTTGATTTGATTTTTAGAGAAAATTTAGAGCAAAAAGATAGTGGATTTCAGCTAAAACAGGAGAATAAAGAAAATGAAAAATAA
- a CDS encoding ATP-grasp domain-containing protein → MRLLILGGGSSQLSLIKKAKKMGHQVVVADYYPDAPGKKIADFSSLSSTFNPEANLKTALKYQVDGVLTSGTDQPVYTAAYVAEKLNLKPYLKIETAKAVTNKKIMKNKFLSSGIPTVNFKIIKKNFFDSELKDLNSPYVVKPLDSQGQRGVFKLNSIAQIREKFEEVLSFSREEEILVEEYYLSDEITVSGWVKNGETHLLTVTDRLNFESDIHLGICSSHLFPSKYLQDYFREIKALSQKIVREFKLKNGPLYFQFLIGKKGIMVNEIAVRIGGAYEGDFMPVLTGVDILAMMVNLAAGHKIEADKINNYSLSANKNHLSVQLFFAGPGQIKKISDLSDLLTLPGVLKADFNYKLGDQIPKIENATARAGYFIVKAKNKEQLKARVKKIYNKLKIIDQNGKNLVLRKIGENF, encoded by the coding sequence ATGAGATTATTAATTTTGGGTGGAGGTAGTAGTCAGTTAAGTTTAATTAAAAAGGCTAAAAAGATGGGCCATCAAGTAGTAGTGGCTGATTATTATCCTGATGCACCAGGTAAAAAAATAGCTGATTTTAGTTCTTTAAGTAGTACTTTTAATCCCGAAGCTAATTTAAAAACAGCTCTAAAATATCAAGTTGATGGAGTTCTCACTTCAGGTACAGATCAGCCAGTTTATACAGCAGCTTATGTAGCCGAAAAATTGAATTTAAAGCCGTATTTAAAAATTGAAACTGCTAAAGCAGTTACTAATAAAAAAATAATGAAAAATAAGTTTTTAAGTTCTGGGATTCCAACTGTGAATTTTAAAATAATTAAAAAAAATTTTTTTGATTCTGAGCTTAAAGATTTAAATTCTCCTTATGTAGTTAAACCACTTGATAGCCAGGGACAAAGAGGAGTATTTAAATTAAATTCTATTGCTCAAATTAGGGAAAAATTTGAAGAGGTTCTTTCTTTTTCAAGGGAAGAAGAAATTTTAGTTGAGGAATACTATTTATCAGATGAGATAACAGTTAGTGGTTGGGTAAAAAATGGTGAAACTCATTTATTAACTGTTACAGATCGTTTAAACTTTGAAAGTGATATTCATCTTGGAATTTGTTCTTCGCACTTATTTCCGTCTAAATATTTACAAGATTATTTTAGGGAAATTAAAGCTTTAAGCCAAAAGATTGTGAGAGAATTTAAGCTCAAAAATGGACCTCTTTATTTTCAATTTTTAATTGGAAAAAAAGGTATTATGGTTAATGAAATTGCTGTTAGAATTGGAGGGGCATATGAAGGGGATTTTATGCCTGTTTTGACTGGAGTTGATATTTTGGCAATGATGGTTAATCTAGCTGCTGGTCATAAAATTGAAGCAGACAAAATAAATAATTATTCGCTTTCAGCTAATAAAAATCATTTATCTGTACAGCTCTTTTTTGCTGGCCCAGGGCAAATTAAAAAGATTAGTGATCTTTCTGATTTACTAACTTTACCTGGTGTTTTAAAAGCAGATTTTAACTATAAATTAGGAGATCAAATACCTAAAATTGAAAATGCTACAGCTCGAGCCGGTTATTTTATTGTTAAAGCGAAAAATAAAGAACAATTAAAAGCAAGAGTGAAAAAAATTTATAATAAGCTTAAAATAATTGATCAAAATGGTAAAAATTTAGTTTTAAGAAAAATTGGAGAAAATTTTTAG
- a CDS encoding glycosyltransferase family 2 protein, translating to MSDLISIVIPVYNSEDSLFELYQSIKEVMEFNQIKFELILVDDNSLDQSYQKILALNKKDKQVKGIRLSKNFGQQNAIFCGLQFAKGQYIVTMDDDLQHQAQTILSLYQQIKKGYDVVYAIPKQRSDNFYRSLGSKLTNFLFNHISSKKKGIRVSSFRIINKKILEKIIICKKSFIYLSAIILKENPKIANIYTEQQPRKYGVSNYNFIKLLKLFLKLYLYYGKSPFLKYFYSKKEQFLIAESTFKKKEESK from the coding sequence ATGTCTGATTTAATTTCTATAGTTATTCCCGTTTATAATAGTGAAGATTCTTTATTTGAACTTTATCAATCAATTAAGGAAGTAATGGAGTTTAATCAAATTAAATTTGAATTAATTTTGGTTGATGACAACAGTTTAGATCAGAGTTATCAAAAAATTTTAGCTTTAAATAAAAAAGATAAGCAGGTTAAGGGGATTCGTCTAAGTAAAAATTTTGGTCAACAAAATGCTATTTTTTGTGGTTTGCAATTTGCTAAAGGTCAATATATAGTTACAATGGATGATGATCTTCAGCATCAAGCTCAGACCATCTTATCTCTTTATCAACAAATAAAAAAAGGTTATGATGTTGTTTATGCAATTCCTAAACAAAGATCAGATAATTTTTATAGAAGCTTAGGATCTAAGCTGACCAATTTTCTTTTTAATCATATTAGCTCTAAAAAAAAGGGGATTCGAGTTAGTAGTTTTAGAATTATTAATAAAAAGATTTTAGAGAAGATTATTATTTGCAAGAAATCTTTTATTTATCTTTCAGCAATTATTTTAAAAGAAAATCCTAAAATAGCAAATATTTATACTGAGCAACAGCCTAGAAAATATGGTGTTTCAAATTATAATTTTATTAAATTATTAAAATTATTTTTAAAGCTTTATCTTTATTATGGGAAATCACCATTTTTAAAGTATTTTTATTCAAAAAAAGAACAATTTTTAATTGCTGAAAGTACTTTTAAAAAGAAAGAGGAATCTAAATGA
- the rffA gene encoding dTDP-4-amino-4,6-dideoxygalactose transaminase, with product MPKIAFNKLYLTGREEKYISDALAKGSVSGDGYYTKKVSSFLEKTFNLNKVLMTTSGTHALEMASFLVGFEEGAEVIMPSFTFSSTANAVLKAGAKPVFAEIKANTFNLDPLDFENKITAKTKAVIPVHYGGISCEMQQIKKIARANNIYIIEDAAQAVNSFYQKKALGGIGDLGCYSFHGTKNFVSGEGGALIINSEDQSLIKKAEIMREKGTNRSQFLRGEIEKYNWVQAGSSYLPSDILMAFLLAQLEEIETITARREKIFHYYSQELRKFLEEDFLDAIPELPAAKKSNYHIYYLKFKNQRIRDFVLQELNLAGIKATFHFQPLHSSPMGKKLGYQKSDLPITEAAASSILRLPIYPDLSFSNLKYIIKSLKKIFKELKLVGG from the coding sequence ATGCCAAAAATAGCTTTTAACAAATTATATTTAACAGGTAGAGAAGAAAAATATATAAGTGATGCTTTAGCAAAAGGATCAGTAAGTGGTGATGGTTATTATACTAAAAAGGTAAGTTCATTTTTAGAAAAGACTTTTAATTTAAATAAAGTTCTGATGACTACTTCTGGAACTCATGCTTTAGAAATGGCATCTTTTTTAGTTGGATTTGAAGAAGGTGCTGAAGTTATTATGCCTTCTTTTACTTTTAGTTCTACGGCAAATGCAGTTTTAAAAGCAGGAGCTAAACCTGTTTTTGCAGAAATTAAAGCTAATACTTTTAATTTAGATCCCCTTGATTTTGAAAATAAAATAACTGCTAAAACTAAAGCAGTTATTCCAGTTCATTATGGGGGGATTAGTTGTGAAATGCAACAAATAAAAAAAATTGCTCGAGCAAATAATATTTATATTATTGAAGATGCAGCTCAAGCAGTTAATAGTTTTTATCAAAAAAAAGCTTTGGGTGGAATAGGGGATTTAGGATGTTATAGTTTTCATGGGACTAAGAATTTTGTCAGTGGTGAAGGTGGAGCTTTAATAATTAATTCTGAAGATCAATCCTTAATTAAAAAAGCTGAAATTATGAGAGAAAAAGGAACAAATCGTTCTCAATTTTTAAGAGGTGAAATTGAAAAATATAACTGGGTTCAAGCAGGATCGAGTTATCTTCCTTCTGATATTTTGATGGCATTTTTATTAGCTCAGTTAGAAGAAATAGAAACTATCACTGCTAGGCGAGAGAAAATTTTTCATTATTATAGTCAAGAGTTAAGAAAATTTTTAGAAGAAGATTTTTTAGATGCTATTCCAGAACTTCCAGCAGCTAAAAAATCTAATTATCATATTTATTATTTAAAATTTAAAAATCAAAGGATAAGAGATTTTGTTTTACAAGAGCTTAATTTGGCTGGAATAAAGGCAACTTTTCATTTTCAACCACTTCATTCTTCACCAATGGGGAAAAAACTTGGTTATCAAAAATCAGATTTACCAATAACAGAAGCTGCTGCTAGCAGTATTTTACGTTTACCTATTTATCCTGACTTATCATTTAGTAATTTAAAGTATATAATTAAATCTTTAAAGAAAATATTTAAAGAACTAAAGTTGGTAGGAGGATAA
- a CDS encoding LysR family transcriptional regulator yields MHIESLEYFKQIAKVKSISKVASNSHISQPALSQQVQKLEDSLGKKLFIRSNRGVKLTESGEIVLKYADNMIRTYNKMLADLNNQKSKEIKIEGEHTIATYCLPCAILNMQFKFPSHEYNLIAASSAKIEQDVLSDICEIGFTTRPVEAESLNSQEVINEKVVLISPPAFNLPEKLKLEEILEHKFVILKEDCIIKENFKAALTDLNYNFDKIDIISRLDSTEALKTLVRKGYGVAFVPYNAVRDEFSAQEINVSRITDYNLDYDIYMINKKIELLSKEATEFIANFKKLGKHICY; encoded by the coding sequence ATGCATATTGAAAGTCTTGAATATTTTAAGCAGATTGCTAAAGTAAAAAGTATTTCAAAAGTAGCAAGTAATTCTCATATTTCACAACCTGCTTTAAGTCAACAGGTGCAAAAATTGGAAGACTCTTTAGGTAAAAAACTTTTTATTAGGAGTAATCGTGGTGTTAAATTAACAGAATCAGGTGAGATAGTACTTAAATATGCTGATAATATGATTAGAACTTATAATAAAATGCTGGCAGATTTAAATAATCAAAAAAGTAAGGAGATAAAAATTGAGGGAGAACACACAATAGCTACTTATTGTTTACCTTGTGCGATTTTAAATATGCAGTTTAAATTTCCTAGTCATGAATATAATTTAATTGCAGCTTCTTCTGCTAAAATTGAGCAGGATGTTTTAAGTGATATTTGTGAAATAGGTTTTACAACTAGACCTGTTGAAGCAGAAAGTTTGAATTCACAAGAGGTTATTAATGAAAAAGTTGTTTTAATTTCTCCTCCAGCTTTTAATTTGCCTGAAAAATTAAAATTAGAAGAAATCTTAGAACATAAATTTGTAATTTTAAAAGAAGATTGTATTATTAAAGAAAATTTTAAAGCTGCTTTAACAGATTTAAATTATAATTTTGATAAAATTGATATTATTTCTCGACTTGATTCTACAGAAGCTCTTAAAACTTTAGTCCGCAAAGGCTATGGAGTTGCTTTTGTACCTTATAATGCAGTTCGAGATGAGTTTAGTGCTCAAGAAATTAATGTTTCTCGAATTACTGATTATAATTTAGATTATGATATTTATATGATTAACAAAAAGATTGAACTATTATCAAAAGAAGCAACAGAATTTATAGCTAATTTTAAAAAATTAGGTAAACATATTTGTTATTAA
- the rfbB gene encoding dTDP-glucose 4,6-dehydratase, producing the protein MKILIAGGAGFIGSNFIHYQLKHYADQIINIDKLTYAGNLENLKDVSHKSNYQFYKIDICNKNAIRKIMDSKIDLVVNFAAESHVDRSIADPAVFIQNNVLGTQNLLDLALEFEVKKFIQISTDEVYGSLKSQNKFTELSPLNPSNPYAASKAAADLLVKSYFKTYKLPINITRCSNNFGPYQYPEKLIPLFIIKALKKEQLPLYGDGTNIRDWIFVRDHCRAIDLVMRKGKTGEIYNIGANNEKSNLEITKKILSLLSKSENLIKYVKDRQGHDYRYAIDSTKIKKELDWQVNSSFEKDIIKTVNWYLENKKWWQKII; encoded by the coding sequence ATGAAAATTTTAATAGCTGGTGGAGCTGGCTTTATTGGCAGTAATTTTATTCATTATCAATTAAAACATTATGCTGATCAGATTATTAATATTGATAAATTAACTTATGCTGGTAATTTAGAAAATTTAAAAGATGTTAGTCATAAATCTAACTACCAATTCTATAAAATTGATATTTGTAATAAAAATGCAATACGAAAAATTATGGATTCAAAAATAGATCTAGTAGTTAATTTTGCAGCAGAGTCACATGTAGATCGCAGTATAGCTGATCCTGCAGTTTTTATTCAAAATAATGTGCTGGGGACTCAAAATTTATTAGATTTAGCTTTAGAATTTGAAGTGAAAAAATTTATTCAAATTTCTACTGATGAAGTGTACGGTAGTTTAAAGTCACAGAATAAATTTACTGAGTTGAGTCCTTTAAATCCTTCTAATCCTTATGCAGCATCTAAAGCAGCTGCCGATTTGTTGGTCAAATCCTATTTTAAAACTTATAAACTGCCAATTAATATTACTCGTTGTTCAAATAATTTTGGTCCATATCAATATCCAGAAAAGTTAATTCCTCTTTTTATTATTAAAGCTTTAAAAAAAGAACAGCTGCCTCTTTATGGTGATGGAACTAATATTAGAGATTGGATCTTTGTTAGAGATCATTGTCGAGCAATAGATTTAGTAATGAGAAAAGGGAAGACGGGAGAAATATATAATATTGGAGCGAATAATGAAAAAAGTAATTTAGAGATAACTAAAAAAATACTCTCACTTTTATCTAAGTCAGAAAATTTGATTAAATATGTAAAAGATCGACAAGGTCATGATTATCGCTATGCTATTGATAGTACAAAAATTAAAAAAGAATTAGATTGGCAAGTAAATTCTAGTTTTGAAAAAGATATAATTAAAACCGTAAATTGGTATTTAGAAAACAAAAAGTGGTGGCAAAAAATAATTTAA
- a CDS encoding DUF3298 and DUF4163 domain-containing protein: MKNKNYFFSDPSYKLITLILVILIFLISIPTFAVEIVSLPLAKTEKDLYQIEAKIPILMQMDRKEVQAKYNNLFRDNILEFVEYTIDLAQKNRVELAETDFPKREFVGKVDFDLKNKEQILSIKFNYYQYTGGAHGNPYSLTYNIDLLTGKDVKLVDFLKRNNLNLIEVENVIKTKINNNPDNYFQAEYGFQNLAEDQHYYLTENELVIYFQPYAIAPYSTGMPEFKIKY; this comes from the coding sequence ATGAAAAATAAAAATTATTTTTTTTCTGATCCAAGTTATAAGTTAATTACTTTAATTTTGGTGATTTTAATTTTTTTAATTTCAATTCCTACTTTTGCAGTAGAAATTGTTTCTTTACCTTTAGCAAAAACTGAAAAAGATCTTTATCAAATTGAAGCTAAAATTCCAATTTTAATGCAAATGGATCGGAAAGAAGTGCAGGCAAAATATAATAATTTATTTAGAGATAATATCTTGGAATTTGTTGAATATACTATAGATTTGGCTCAAAAAAATAGGGTTGAGCTTGCTGAGACTGATTTTCCTAAAAGAGAGTTTGTAGGGAAAGTAGATTTTGACTTAAAAAATAAAGAACAAATTTTAAGTATCAAATTTAATTATTATCAATATACTGGAGGAGCACATGGAAATCCTTATAGCTTAACTTATAATATTGATCTTCTAACTGGAAAAGATGTAAAATTAGTTGATTTCCTTAAAAGAAATAATTTAAACTTAATTGAAGTAGAAAACGTTATTAAAACTAAAATTAATAATAATCCAGATAATTATTTTCAAGCAGAGTATGGTTTTCAAAATTTAGCTGAAGATCAACATTATTATTTAACTGAAAATGAACTGGTAATTTATTTTCAGCCTTATGCTATTGCTCCTTACTCAACTGGAATGCCTGAATTTAAAATTAAATATTAG
- a CDS encoding arsenate reductase ArsC produces the protein MNYKVAFVCIGNSCRSQMAEGFARKIAGESLDVYSAGTDPASEVKPNAIKAMKEIGIDISDQYPKLLEEIPSELDILITMGCGVECPYLPCKFREDWGLEDPAGKSIDFFRETRNIIKKNVENLIKKIENGEI, from the coding sequence ATGAATTATAAAGTAGCTTTTGTTTGTATAGGAAATTCTTGCCGTAGTCAAATGGCTGAGGGGTTTGCAAGAAAAATTGCTGGTGAGAGCTTAGATGTATATAGTGCCGGCACAGATCCAGCTTCAGAAGTTAAGCCAAATGCTATTAAAGCAATGAAAGAAATAGGAATTGATATTAGTGATCAATACCCTAAATTATTAGAAGAAATCCCTTCAGAATTAGATATTTTAATTACAATGGGATGTGGAGTTGAATGTCCATATCTTCCCTGTAAGTTTAGAGAAGATTGGGGATTAGAAGATCCAGCTGGTAAATCAATAGATTTTTTTAGAGAAACAAGAAATATAATCAAGAAAAATGTAGAAAATTTAATCAAAAAAATTGAAAACGGAGAAATATAA
- a CDS encoding L-lactate MFS transporter: protein MKIENKKRWLYIPLGLIIFMCMGTIYSWSIFRKPIETAFNIGATESGLPYMFFLVFYALAMPFAGSYMDKYGPKVMTIVGGLLISIGWFISGYTSSIIVLTISYGVIAGSGVGIAYGAPMAVAAKWFPDKEGLAVGLTLGGFGLSPFITAPAASWLIRNFGVFSTFKILGVLFALIITILALPLKFPEQSKLKSQKIKTNLNSEIKAKEMLKSKSFYALWLTFVIGTIIGLMAIAISGPVAEELIKLDAQTASIYVSLFAIFNGLGRPIFGALTDKFKAKKTAVISFSLIIIASLLMIINDSANQILYFISFSIFWLNLGGWLAIAPAATSFFFGKKNYSKNYGYLFTAYGVGAIIGNLISGRIRDILGSYEFVFYPTLILAGLGILISILYLEKDKK from the coding sequence TTGAAAATTGAAAACAAAAAAAGATGGCTTTATATTCCTTTAGGACTTATAATTTTTATGTGTATGGGAACTATTTATTCTTGGAGTATTTTTAGAAAACCGATAGAAACAGCTTTTAACATCGGAGCAACCGAAAGTGGCTTACCTTATATGTTTTTTCTTGTTTTTTATGCTTTAGCAATGCCTTTTGCTGGTAGTTATATGGACAAATATGGGCCTAAAGTAATGACCATAGTTGGAGGGCTTCTAATCTCAATTGGCTGGTTTATCTCTGGTTATACCTCTTCTATTATAGTTTTAACTATAAGCTATGGAGTTATTGCTGGTAGTGGAGTCGGAATAGCCTATGGAGCTCCAATGGCTGTTGCAGCCAAATGGTTTCCAGATAAAGAAGGTTTAGCAGTCGGCTTAACTTTAGGTGGCTTTGGTTTATCTCCTTTTATAACTGCTCCAGCTGCTAGTTGGCTAATTCGTAATTTTGGGGTCTTTAGCACTTTTAAAATTTTAGGAGTTCTTTTTGCTCTAATAATTACTATACTTGCTTTACCACTAAAATTTCCAGAGCAATCAAAATTAAAATCTCAAAAAATAAAAACAAATTTAAACTCAGAAATTAAAGCAAAAGAAATGCTTAAAAGTAAAAGCTTTTATGCTCTTTGGCTTACTTTTGTTATTGGAACAATTATTGGCCTAATGGCAATTGCAATTTCTGGACCTGTAGCAGAAGAGTTAATTAAATTAGATGCTCAAACAGCTTCAATTTATGTTTCTTTATTTGCTATTTTTAATGGATTGGGAAGACCAATTTTTGGAGCCTTAACAGATAAATTTAAAGCAAAAAAAACTGCTGTGATTTCTTTTTCATTAATCATTATTGCTTCTTTACTGATGATTATTAATGATTCAGCTAATCAAATTCTTTATTTTATATCTTTTTCTATTTTTTGGCTTAACTTAGGCGGCTGGCTTGCTATAGCACCTGCAGCTACTTCTTTCTTTTTTGGCAAGAAAAATTATAGTAAAAATTATGGCTATTTATTTACTGCCTATGGAGTTGGAGCTATCATTGGCAATCTCATTTCAGGTAGAATTAGAGATATCTTAGGCAGTTATGAGTTTGTTTTTTATCCAACTTTAATTCTGGCTGGATTAGGTATTTTAATTTCTATTCTTTATTTAGAAAAGGATAAAAAATAA